Proteins encoded within one genomic window of Macaca thibetana thibetana isolate TM-01 chromosome 3, ASM2454274v1, whole genome shotgun sequence:
- the NOBOX gene encoding LOW QUALITY PROTEIN: homeobox protein NOBOX (The sequence of the model RefSeq protein was modified relative to this genomic sequence to represent the inferred CDS: inserted 2 bases in 1 codon), producing the protein MCSPDEGAVRWSAWAFVYMQQNALLTSDGHKKSKLSVRFIKTVSNQMKSLNNHELSANQHPKLIKDSELIEEPAGHDTALLLTLTSPDLEGTWDTRDKDGFEAQEGPPLTVPEFPXCGLHPIYGVCGSFSSFVVIWCSPCALEALRSPQHDPLEIPEQSLKLIPLVSGKKGTHRDGCWLPTGQEAAEKALAARPREEELLRGSAPHAQDTQSEEPPPSCTISGEKKPPAVSGEATGADAGRPCPPPRSRALHKDRTVARSRPQAPGENCSLPVGEVKTGKRSYSPAPGKQKKPNATGLAPTSSPGAPNSARTTHNPVPCGSGRGPCHLANLLSTLAQSNQNRDQKQGPPEVTCQLKKKTRTLYRSDQLEELERIFQEDHYPDSDKRREIAQTVGVTPQRIMVKGAGSLVAGWIGGGPTIETLELQSECLGAAWVWFQNRRAKWRKMEKLNGKENKDNAAAPGPASSQCSSAAELLPAVPMEPKPDPFPQESPLDTFPEPPMLLTSDQTLAPTQHSEGAQRVVTPPLFSPPPVRRADLPFPLGPVHTPQLMPLLMDIAGSDGSNKDGPCGSWGTSITLPPHCSYLEELEPQDYQQSNQPGPFQFSQAPQPPLFQSPQPKFPYLPTFPFSMPSSLTLPPPEDSLFTFPCGPSGGTSQGYCPGASSGQILMQPPAGNMGTASWSDPCLPELPFPGPFCPQAPGHPPGGDGYFPDLFPAPCTQALGRQPSSALSWLPEGARPGTGLLLSKAKEEPPAASLDQPSALEEARGDDKNSHVP; encoded by the exons AAGAAGTCAAAACTGAGTGTTAGGTTCATCAAGACTGTTTCCAATCAGATGAAGTCATTAAACAACCATGAACTTTCAGCAAACCAACATCCCAAGCTGATAAAGGACTCAGAATT GATAGAGGAACCCGCTGGCCATGACACTGCTCTCCTTTTGACACTAACATCACCAGACCTGGAGGGTACCTGGGACACCAGAGACAAGGATGGCTTCGAAGCCCAGGAGG GGCCGCCTCTGACTGTACCTGAATTTCC CTGTGGACTGCACCCAATCTACGGAGTCTGTGGCTCTTTCAGCTCCTTCGTCGTCATCTGGTGCAGCCCTTGTGCGCTGGAGGCCCTCAGATCA CCCCAACATGATCCCTTGGAGATACCTGAACAGTCCCTCAAACTCATACCCCTGGTGTCTGGGAAAAAGGGAACTCACAGGGA TGGATGTTGGCTCCCCACAGGCCAGGAAGCTGCAGAGAAGGCCCTGGCTGCCAGACCCCGGGAGGAGGAACTGCTCCGGGGCTCAGCCCCTCATGCTCAGGACACTCAGAGTGAGGAACCGCCACCCTCCTGCACCATCTCAGGAGAGAAGAAGCCGCCAGCAGTCTCTGGAGAAGCCACTGGGGCTGATGCTGGGAGACCGTGCCCACCCCCCCGCTCCAGGGCTCTCCACAAAGACAGAACGGTAGCCCGCTCCAGGCCCCAGGCGCCGGGGGAAAATTGCTCCCTCCCGGTGGGCGAGGTGAAGACAGGAAAGAGGTCCTATTCTCCAGCCCCTGGGAAGCAGAAAAAGCCTAACGCCACGGGATTGGCCCCAACATCATCTCCTGGTGCCCCTAACTCAGCCCGTACCACACACAACCCAGTGCCCTGTGGGTCAGGCCGGGGGCCCTGCCACCTGGCCAACCTCCTCAGTACATTGGCACAGAGCAACCAAAACAGAGACCAGAAGCAGGGGCCCCCGGAAGTGACTTGCCAACTTAAGAAAAAGACACGAACCCTATACCGCTCAG aTCAGCTGGAGGAGCTAGAGAGGATATTCCAAGAAGACCACTATCCTGACAGTGATAAACGCCGAGAGATTGCCCAGACGGTGGGGGTGACTCCCCAGCGCATCATGGTAAAGGGGGCCGGCTCCCTGGTGGCAGGGTGGATTGGTGGAGGGCCCACCATTGAAACTCTTGAATTGCAGAGTGAGTGCTTAGGGGCAGCCTGG GTGTGGTTCCAGAATCGCCGGGCCAAGTGGCgaaaaatggagaaactgaatGGGAAAGAAAACAAGGACAATGCTGCAGCCCCTGGCCCTGCCAGCAGTCAATGCAG CTCTGCAGCTGAGCTCCTACCTGCTGTGCCCATGGAGCCAAAGCCTGACCCTTTCCCTCAGGAGTCCCCTCTGGATACCTTTCCAG AGCCCCCCATGCTGCTGACTTCTGACCAGACTTTGGCCCCCACCCAACACAGTGAGGGTGCTCAGAGGGTGGTGACCCCCCCACTCTTCAGCCCCCCACCTGTGCGAAGGGCCGACCTTCCTTTCCCCCTTGGCCCTGTCCACACACCCCAACTGATGCCACTGCTGATGGACATTGCTGGCAGTGACGGCAGCAACAAGGATGGCCCCTGTGGGTCCTGGGGGACAAG CATCACCCTGCCACCCCACTGTTCATATTTGGAAGAGCTGGAGCCCCAGGATTACCAACAGAGCAACCAGCCAGGACCCTTCCAGTTCTCCCAGGCTCCACAGCCCCCACTTTTCCAGTCCCCTCAGCCCAAGTTTCCCTACCTCCCCACTTTCCCCTTCTCCATGCCCAGTTCGCTGACACTTCCACCGCCCGAAGACTCTCTGTTTACATTTCCCTGTGGCCCCAGCGGGGGCACGTCACAGGGCTATTGCCCAGGTGCCTCCTCAGGGCAGATCCTGATGCAGCCCCCTGCTGGGAATATGG GCACAGCCTCCTGGAGTGACCCCTGTTTGCCAGAGCTGCCCTTCCCTGGTCCGTTCTGCCCGCAAGCTCCAGGGCATCCCCCAGGAGGGGATGGCTACTTTCCTGATCTATTTCCAGCTCCCTGCACCCAGGCTCTGGGCAGGCAGCCTTCATCAGCTCTCTCCTGGCTGCCTGAAGGGGCCAGACCAGGGACTGGGCTCTTACTCAGCAAGGCAAAAGAGGAACCGCCAGCTGCTTCCCTGGATCAGCCCTCAGCACTGGAGGAGGCCAGAGGGGATGACAAGAATAGCCATGTCCCCTAG